Proteins found in one Oncorhynchus tshawytscha isolate Ot180627B linkage group LG25, Otsh_v2.0, whole genome shotgun sequence genomic segment:
- the LOC112223979 gene encoding mediator of RNA polymerase II transcription subunit 9-like — MEVEATNEDCSWLPFILDIIKCMDKDSMDVNQELTKLKTKIQETREKILAMPEIESSPGEQQEQLKTMREKVDTKTQLLQKYKGLCVFDSPKS, encoded by the exons ATGGAGGTAGAGGCAACAAATGAAGATTGCTCCTGGCTTCCTTTTATTCTTGATATTATAAAATG CATGGATAAAGACAGTATGGATGTGAACCAAGAGCTGACCAAGCTAAAGACTAAAATTCAAGAGACCAGGGAGAAGATCCTAGCCATGCCTGAGATAGAGTCCAGTCCTGGggagcagcaggagcagctgAAGACCATGAGAGAGAAGGTGGACACCAAGACACAGCTCCTACAAAAATACAAGGGCCTCTGTGTGTTTGACTCTCCCAAATCATAG